From a region of the Candidatus Hydrogenedentota bacterium genome:
- a CDS encoding SpoIIE family protein phosphatase gives MPYLHADIFPRQIPKTPGGVCGDVVECFRAPEAAWVVCADGMGSGARANISANFCASLLKGHLLAGWSLRDAFRSAAAAMDAARRPGLPYAAFSVARLSPAGRATVLTYDAPPPLRLSPVGAESLPVRRLDGVEGAAGEADCRLGPGEALVLVSDGVTEAGRGAGLHGGWGVAGLCRFLSDAVVRGVPPAELSGAVCARADELCGAGPRDDATAVVCRVRRGIVLNILTGPPADSARDREVVGRFLGMAGHRVVSGGTTASIVARVTGREPRLLPRAPGAVDPPAWALDGVDLVTEGAVTMNQAHNIMDVPPERRISPSGVSELCALMENADRVNFIVGTAANTASNDVRFQQQHILPRTVIIPLLRERLERGGRLVTVEYV, from the coding sequence ATGCCCTACCTGCACGCGGACATCTTCCCCCGCCAGATTCCGAAGACCCCCGGCGGGGTCTGCGGCGATGTCGTGGAGTGTTTCCGCGCCCCGGAGGCCGCCTGGGTGGTCTGCGCCGACGGCATGGGCTCGGGCGCGCGCGCGAACATCTCGGCGAACTTCTGCGCCTCCCTGCTGAAGGGCCACCTGCTGGCCGGATGGTCCCTCCGCGACGCCTTCCGCTCGGCCGCCGCGGCCATGGACGCCGCCCGGCGGCCCGGCCTCCCCTACGCCGCCTTCTCCGTGGCCCGCCTCTCCCCCGCCGGCCGCGCCACCGTGCTCACCTATGACGCGCCCCCGCCCCTGCGCCTCTCCCCTGTCGGCGCGGAAAGCCTGCCGGTCCGGCGGCTCGACGGCGTCGAGGGCGCGGCGGGGGAGGCCGACTGCCGCCTCGGGCCGGGGGAGGCGCTGGTGCTGGTGTCCGACGGGGTCACCGAGGCGGGACGCGGCGCGGGGCTGCACGGCGGCTGGGGCGTCGCCGGGCTGTGCCGTTTCCTGTCTGACGCGGTGGTGCGGGGCGTGCCGCCGGCGGAGCTGTCCGGCGCGGTGTGCGCCCGCGCCGACGAACTCTGCGGCGCGGGGCCCCGCGACGACGCCACCGCGGTGGTCTGCCGCGTGCGCCGGGGCATTGTGCTGAACATCCTGACCGGCCCCCCGGCGGACTCCGCCCGGGACCGCGAGGTGGTGGGGCGCTTTCTGGGGATGGCGGGACACCGGGTAGTCAGCGGCGGCACCACGGCGTCCATTGTGGCGCGGGTGACGGGGCGCGAGCCCCGGCTGCTGCCGCGCGCGCCCGGCGCGGTGGACCCGCCCGCGTGGGCGCTGGACGGCGTGGACCTGGTGACGGAGGGCGCGGTGACCATGAACCAGGCCCACAACATCATGGACGTGCCCCCGGAGCGCCGGATCAGCCCCTCGGGCGTCTCGGAGCTGTGCGCCCTCATGGAGAACGCCGACCGCGTGAACTTCATCGTGGGCACGGCGGCGAACACGGCGTCCAACGACGTGCGCTTCCAGCAGCAGCACATCCTCCCGCGCACGGTGATCATCCCCCTGCTCCGCGAGCGCCTGGAGCGCGGGGGAAGGCTGGTCACCGTCGAGTACGTGTGA